From Vidua macroura isolate BioBank_ID:100142 chromosome 5, ASM2450914v1, whole genome shotgun sequence, the proteins below share one genomic window:
- the C5H12orf40 gene encoding uncharacterized protein C12orf40 homolog has product MKLLEVSSPKSSAVSLDLLNLYVVNQISTKKDSTENVRRPVHIDITEDEQKPIRRHNLELPTSPLRTQHKSNLNDLQSRLQKQVLDSRRQHLSEKVKYQHKLSQVMELGSVDSSMENEDNMARVFSACPLSSSGFQFSNCTQLSEENFNTKQMGNIWEQIYEKKLQNQPGNSFDQDPWNTKPPSQCIFRKSDTVLQELFKPFDRPDYMNSARKNPLIITSNEPENCEGIKEPIFHVVKETAELKDGSGCSFLALFEDESQPIHNNPSTKHFNPFSNQSNNDIFFTVPDVQNQITNRNNSCDTGRVYPAINAKEDSVDRHLEGIFTAPELVFLKSNNVSSTSYKEISAIHKTHRQNCHEGQHYFMPCEKKERRANLEKIETFAYHHDQQNSLKENVQNYSRKKSDNKSVKESAWNQNHVFVFEEFTTAQEKGYKFGLSSYLHEMDVESPLSSQSHSYSPRQTESYLSSSPDTSEEEDKAKTKEYLNERSLKAHVANLFSASASREAPKSSHTQSVALKPSSTLGRKEANNLQEKDSNFCVTEDENKTHTALSQGPSHRASKREHVTSSTRCDVWSQTVEKVDVGTQCGTLRVCSCGGALPAARSPGEVSPPSTAGTSEKPVREVPQPAGSGSAAGTDAFSSETEYLSVAGRRTLEVLSYIDKMKERDKQ; this is encoded by the exons ATGAAGCTCCTGGAAGTATCATCTCCTAAAAGTTCAGCAGTCAGTTTGGATCTTCTTAATCTATATGTGGTTAACCAGATATCAACCAAAAAAGACAGCACTG AGAACGTGAGGAGGCCAGTCCACATTGATATCACTGAAGATGAACAAAAACCTATCAGGAGACATAACTTAGAGCTTCCCACATCACCCCTGCGTACACAACATAAATCAAACTTAAATGATCTCCAGAGCAG GTTACAAAAGCAAGTTTTGGACAGCAGAAGACAGCATCTctcagaaaaagtaaaataccAGCATAAA CTGTCACAAGTAATGGAATTAGGCTCTGTTGATTCTAGTATGGAAAATGAAGACAATATGGCAAGAGTTTTTAGTGCTTGTCCGTTGTCCTCCTCTGGTTTTCAGTTCTCTAACTGTACAcagctttcagaagaaaatttcaaCACAAAACAAATGGGCAACATTTGGGAACAGATCTATGAAAAGAAGCTGCAAAACCAG CCAGGTAACAGCTTCGATCAAGACCCTTGGAATACCAAACCTCCAAGCCAGTGTATTTTCAGGAAGTCTGATACAGTGCTTCAGGAGCTGTTCAAGCCATTTGATAG GCCAGACTACATGAATTCTGCCAGGAAAAATCCACTGATAATAACCAGTAATGAACCAGAAAACTGTGAAGGAATAAAAGAACCAATATTTCATGTTGTAAAAGAAACTGCAGAACTGAAAGATGGAAGTGGTTGTTCCTTTCTGGCACTATTTGAAGATGAGAGTCAACCAATCCATAATAATCCTTCCACAAAGcattttaatcctttttctAACCAAAGcaataatgacatttttttcactgttcctGATGTTCAAAATCAAATTACCAACAGAAATAATTCTTGTGACACTGGAAGGGTTTATCCTGCAATCAATGCAAAAGAAGATTCTGTAGACAGACACCTTGAAGGCATTTTCACAGCTCCAGAACTGGTTTTCCTTAAAAGCAACAATGTGTCAAGTACAAGCTACAAGGAAATAAGTGCAATTCATAAAACACACCGGCAGAACTGTCACGAGGGACAGCACTACTTCATGCCctgtgagaagaaagaaagaagagcaaaCCTTGAAAAAATTG agacATTTGCTTATCACCATGATCAGCAGAATAGCTTAAAGGAGAATGTGCAGAactattcaagaaaaaaaag TGACAACAAGTCTGTGAAAGAATCAGCCTGGAATCAGAACCATGTCTTTGTATTTGAAGAg TTCACAACAGCACAAGAGAAAGGGTATAAGTTTGGACTGAGTTCATATCTTCATGAGATGG ATGTGGAGTCACCACTCAGCAGCCAGTCTCACAGTTACTCTCCAAGGCAAACTGAGAGCTACTTGAGCTCTAGTCCTGACACA TCTGAAGAGGAAGACAAAGCCAAAACTAAGGAATATCTGAATGAACGATCCTTGAAGGCACATGTTGCCAACCTATTCTCAGCCTCAGCAAGCAGAGAGGCCCCCAAGAGCTCTCATACCCAAAGTGTGGCTTTGAAGCCCAGCAGTACTTTGGGtagaaaagaagcaaacaatCTTCAGGAGAAAGACTCTAATTTTTGTGTCACAGAGGACGAAAATAAAACCCACACAGCTCTGTCTCAGGGCCCATCACACCGTGCCTCTAAGAGGGAGCATGTCACTAGCAGCACCAGGTGCGATGTTTGGTCGCAGACTGTAGAGAAGGTGGATGTGGGCACCCAGTGTGGCACCCTGAGggtgtgcagctgtgggggagCCCTCCCAGCTGCCCGCAGCCCAGGCGAGGTctctcctcccagcactgctggcacctCAGAAAAGCCAGTGCGGGAGGTGCCACAGCCCGCGGGCTCCGGCAGCGCGGCTGGGACAGACGCCTTCTCTTCTGAGACCGAGTACCTGAGTGTGGCTGGCAGGAGGACTCTAGAGGTGCTGAGCTACATTGATAAAATGAAGGAGAGAGATAAGCAGTGA